One region of Syntrophobacter fumaroxidans MPOB genomic DNA includes:
- the nhaA gene encoding Na+/H+ antiporter NhaA, with amino-acid sequence MDKKKRKNEYALERLFGRILSPFEAFLKRTTAGGIVLMGTTVLTLIAANSAWGDAFLRFWEQRVRFGIGSLQLEMSLHDLINDGLMSLFFLVVGLELKREMKVGELSSWRDAALPVFAAAGGMVVPALVYFAVNPHGTAAAGWGIPMATDIAFAVGILVLLSWRIPPGLIIFLTALAIADDLGAVLVIALFYTHEISLGAIGFASAVLFLLLLLNRGGIRHAIPYGVLGVLLWMALHHSGVHSTLAGVLLAFTIPARPARAPAEFEQRLVELQNAFHAEAAAPDFVDQPLSNPRMATIAETLERNSRAVQSPLQRMEHRLGPWVTFIVIPLFALNNVGIDFEKIALLQGLCEPVTMGVCLGLVFGKFTGISVFSWIAVRLGIGRLPSEVRWRHLLGVAWLGGIGFTMSLFISQLAFDDRLLQEQAKLGILTASLLSAMIGMTWLYFGGTRARPNPE; translated from the coding sequence ATGGATAAAAAGAAGCGAAAGAACGAATACGCCCTGGAGCGCCTTTTCGGGCGCATTCTGAGCCCGTTTGAAGCCTTCCTCAAACGGACGACCGCGGGAGGCATCGTTCTGATGGGAACCACCGTGCTGACGTTGATCGCGGCAAACTCGGCATGGGGCGACGCCTTTCTGCGCTTCTGGGAACAGCGGGTTCGCTTTGGAATCGGTTCCCTGCAACTCGAAATGAGCCTGCATGACCTGATCAATGACGGCCTCATGAGCCTTTTCTTCCTGGTGGTCGGTCTCGAACTGAAGCGGGAAATGAAGGTCGGGGAGCTTTCATCGTGGCGGGACGCGGCTCTACCCGTATTCGCCGCGGCCGGAGGCATGGTCGTGCCGGCGCTCGTCTATTTCGCCGTCAATCCCCACGGAACCGCCGCGGCGGGCTGGGGGATTCCCATGGCGACGGACATCGCCTTCGCGGTAGGCATACTCGTGCTGCTTTCCTGGCGCATTCCACCCGGCCTGATCATCTTTCTGACCGCCCTGGCCATCGCCGACGACCTGGGCGCCGTTCTCGTGATCGCCCTCTTCTACACCCACGAGATCAGCCTGGGCGCCATCGGCTTCGCCTCCGCCGTCCTTTTTCTGCTGCTCCTCCTGAACCGCGGCGGAATCAGGCACGCTATTCCATACGGCGTTCTGGGCGTGCTGCTTTGGATGGCCCTGCATCATTCCGGGGTTCATTCCACCCTCGCCGGCGTTCTGCTCGCCTTCACCATCCCGGCACGACCGGCGCGTGCACCCGCGGAATTCGAACAACGCCTGGTCGAGCTTCAAAACGCCTTTCATGCCGAAGCCGCCGCACCCGATTTTGTCGATCAGCCGTTGAGCAACCCGCGCATGGCGACCATTGCCGAGACCCTGGAGAGAAATTCGCGTGCCGTTCAGTCTCCGCTCCAACGCATGGAACACAGGCTCGGCCCCTGGGTCACGTTCATAGTCATCCCGCTTTTCGCTCTGAACAATGTGGGCATCGACTTCGAGAAAATCGCGCTGCTGCAAGGGCTTTGCGAACCGGTGACCATGGGAGTCTGCCTGGGGCTTGTTTTCGGGAAGTTCACGGGCATATCCGTTTTCAGCTGGATCGCCGTGAGACTCGGCATCGGGCGGCTTCCTTCCGAGGTCCGGTGGCGTCACCTGCTCGGAGTGGCCTGGCTCGGCGGCATCGGATTCACCATGTCCCTTTTCATCAGCCAACTCGCATTCGACGACCGGCTCCTGCAGGAACAGGCCAAGTTGGGAATCCTCACCGCTTCGCTGCTTTCGGCGATGATCGGAATGACCTGGTTATACTTCGGCGGAACCAGGGCGCGGCCGAATCCGGAATGA
- a CDS encoding tetratricopeptide repeat protein: MLECRGRRFIAALLFLICVPVLLIEPGQGLSMPDSGENDAERVKAVEARAEKGEPSAQFRLGEMYEYGEGVPENAALAFQWYSVSAEQGYAEAQYALGACYELGEGTDKNEMLAFQWYGKAAEQGHAQAQFEVGSRYYAGEGVRKDYAEALKWFERASSKGVRRAAHRMASLLATCPDGQSRDGKRAVAIMVDLTWTDPDSPAYLDTLAEAHAETGRFDEAVYVMDRLIEDYCRCMTEAKRKEYERKRGSYRESKPWRKD, encoded by the coding sequence ATGCTTGAGTGTCGCGGCCGCAGGTTCATCGCTGCCCTTCTTTTCCTGATCTGTGTTCCGGTCCTGCTCATTGAACCGGGACAAGGGCTTTCCATGCCGGATTCGGGCGAAAATGACGCGGAGCGCGTCAAAGCCGTCGAGGCGCGGGCCGAGAAAGGGGAGCCTTCAGCCCAGTTTCGCCTGGGTGAGATGTACGAGTACGGCGAGGGAGTTCCCGAAAATGCGGCCTTGGCCTTCCAATGGTACTCGGTGAGCGCGGAACAGGGGTATGCCGAGGCCCAATACGCCTTGGGCGCCTGCTACGAACTCGGCGAAGGGACCGACAAGAATGAAATGCTGGCGTTTCAGTGGTACGGGAAGGCCGCGGAGCAGGGACACGCGCAAGCCCAGTTCGAGGTGGGATCGAGGTATTACGCGGGCGAGGGGGTGCGGAAGGATTATGCGGAAGCCCTCAAGTGGTTTGAGCGTGCATCGTCGAAGGGGGTCCGCAGGGCGGCACACCGGATGGCATCTCTGCTTGCCACGTGTCCCGACGGACAATCGCGCGACGGCAAGCGGGCGGTGGCCATTATGGTCGATCTGACCTGGACCGATCCGGACTCCCCCGCTTATCTGGACACGCTGGCGGAGGCGCACGCCGAGACGGGCCGGTTCGACGAGGCGGTCTACGTGATGGACAGGTTGATCGAAGACTACTGCAGGTGCATGACGGAAGCGAAGCGAAAGGAGTACGAACGGAAGCGCGGGAGCTACCGGGAATCCAAGCCGTGGAGAAAGGATTGA